The Anas acuta chromosome 1, bAnaAcu1.1, whole genome shotgun sequence genome segment TGCATGCATTTCCCATCTATCCTTCTCTTACAGTTCCTTGTAACGGATGGTAACCAAATGTGCTTCTTGAAGATGTGCAGTGAGTCCTGCACACTCTTTTTGTGCGGGTGCCACAAGGAACCACCACTACAAAGGTGGTTTTCTGTCCTTACACTAGCGAGGAGAGGCAGGAAGCCTCGTGGAGAGAGGAAGACAGGGCTTGTAGGCAGAGACATTGTGATTTTTAGTGCAGAGTATGGCTTGCATACaacctgctgctctcctctctgCACCACTGTTTTGTGCTGCCTTCGGGCCAGCCAGAAACAGTAGGTAATGTCCAATTATCCTGCacaagggaaggagggaaaaggaaaagcttccttttctcctccctctatCCTTGTGGGTCGATCCCAAATCCAGATGGCACTTTCTCCTcttgcaggcagcacagctgccagcagtggtgTACTTCTCAGAGGTCAAGGGTTTGACTTCTGTCGTTACATTCTAGTGGTAGTGAGAGAAGTTATTTAAGGGCATTAATTtatggttgtttgttttgttttaacgtTTGATTTATATCTAGGGCCTCGTCATCTCTGTGGGTGCCTGGAAGAAAGTCATCCATGGTCAAGCTGCTCTGTAAGATTTAAATGGACTCTAGTGTACTGACTGTTGACTGTAATAAAGACAAATGtgacagttttgtttcttgttcttcCTGGGTTTTCTTCAGTTATTCATGTGCTCATCCTCTACTgattttaatcttaaaatacaGTAAAGGGGACAGACTGTCATGTGCTGGCCTGTCTAGCTCGTAACCGTGGATGTCTTTGTGCCAAGAAGCAGTGGTCACTGTGGCACGAGTTTCCAGAGGAGGATTACAAATGGTGCAGCAAGGCCATGCCTCTGTTTATTAGCTTcagtcctgcctgctgctgcagggccagctTTGCCACACAGCTCCACGAGGCAAGTTGCACCACAAGCTAATGTACCCTGAGGGCTTTTTATGCCCCTCTGTGAAAAGATTTAAGAGGGGAAGGCTCAGTGGGAAATGTTAAGTGGTGACAAGGGAACAGAGAGGACGTTGTTCCAGTGACCTGCCTGGCGCTGCCGAGGGCGGTTGTTTTCAGGCTGTGGACCTCTGGgaagctgggggctgctgcttgtGGGGGCGATTGGTGAGTAAGGAAGAGCAGGGCATTGGTTTGCTCATCATTTATGGTTTTTCCCTTGGGTGGATCTAGACTGAAACGCTTTCCATCATGTCCCCAAATGGCTTCATGCATCCTGTGGGCTTCACCCGTTACTCATCAATTTGCAGTCAGCCCCATCCGTAACGAAAGCCCTCATCTGATGGTCCCATGAGCTGCCTGCCGTGCAGCCCTCTTAGTTCTTGATCCCTCGACGCAGTAATAGGTTCCCCCAGGGCCCCTGAGGTGAAACAGGTCAGGAAAGCGGAAGAGAAGGCTTTGGCCAGGGGTGTTTATAAAAGATCCAGGCCCAAAGCAGATTAAGAGCAGTTTAAGCACGCCAGGGGAGGTTGTCCTCTCTGAATCTAGAAATCCACCCCTGCAGCCAGGGGGACGGGGTCACGCCTGCCTTACCACGTGCCCCGGCACCCTCAGCCGTGGCACCCTGGGGGCACAGCCCGTCTCTCTGCCTTACCTTTGATTCCCTTTATGTAAGGGGCCTTtctctatttaaaaagaaaacacgcGCCCGCGTcttgtgctgctcctgctgagtGGATAATCGCCTGGGACGGGCTGTTTACctgcgctgctgctgctattcCTGGCAGCGCAGCTCCGTGCCGTGGCCACCCTCCTGGTGGCATTAGCCTTTCTGAGGTgccctcttctttttttgcaCCCCAGCAGCCTCTAACAGCATATCCCTACGGGGACGAGTGGCATTTCCAAGAGCTGTGCCTCTCGGGGTTGTGCTGTCCCAACAGTAGGAAGGGGGCAGAGGAAACACTGACACAAGGCCAAAGCATACCAGAGCTGATTACAAAGAGTCTCTAATTGTGTGCTGTATTATGACAAcgcagaaggaaaaggagagtcCTTCACAGCCTCTGCAGAATACATTTTCCAGGGCTGGATCGGAGGTGGATGGGAAGATTTTGGTGTTTGGGCTGCTCCGAGCCTGTGTTATACCAGCATGGGCGCAGGACGCGAGTAGATATATCACAGGGAAGAAATGTGGGCATATGTACACGAGGACCCTCTATCCTTAGACTCTCACCATCTTCTTAAACCTgcttttgccttgttttttctcccaccCCACATCCCACCTCCCCTCCCAGGCCGAGTTACACACAAACCAGGCCAGCCATTTTACATCCACCCTGGCTAAAAACTGTCCCTCTCCACCGTCTGGTCAGCGTTGCAGCCAGCTTGTGCCAACACCTCCCTGTCCCCCTCGGGACAcctgcctccctccccgctCTGCTCGTCCTCCACGTGGTTGGCCTCCTCGCTGGCCGCCACCACGGTGTTGTCGGTGCTGCGGGCCGGCTGGTGGTTGTCGCTGCTGTGCTCCTCGCCTTCCTGCACGTCGGACTCTGCTTCTTCGGTGTCGCTCCCACCACCCGCCGACGGGGGCTTCTCTGGGGGAGGCGTCTTCTTCTTCTCTCGGTTGAGGCAGCAGTAGGTGGCCATGGCCAGGAAGACAGCGGAGAGCACCACCTCCGAGCCCGCCAGGTAGAAGATCACCTCGTAGTTCTTGAGCGCGTCGACCAAGCGGCCTGAAGGGTCGAGAAGAAATGGAGGTGTTAGCGTCAGCCTCAGCACTCTGCCACACAAAGCCCAGCACAGGTGGGCTTTGAACTACTCTAAgtgtgggtttggggttttcccATGTTCTGCCAAGGCTAAATAATGGTGATGGAGTCACACTGCGACAGGACATCTTGCCAAGGTGAGACCAGCTTCCAAGAACCTGGCTTCCTTAGAGGGCCCACACGTGATGATGTCTCCGCCcaaaaagctatttattttgaCTGCACCTCCTGAACGCATCAGGGCTGGCAATGGAGGGAGGGTTCCCAGTCCtggggggctggagctgccacCCTACTGTGGCTGGGCTGGCACCCGTTGACTGGGATGGGGCCCAGTCCTGCCTTCTCCTTACTACAGCTGTGACCCCAGGTCCCTGTTGAGCTGCACCCGGCCCCACTTCCACAGGCAGCGAATTCCTCAGCGGATGAATGCGCCCCGTTCCCCCAGGCTGGAGAGCGAGCAAGGAGCACGCGCATGCGTGCGTGTGCAGCTTATCCTACAGCAAGCCCCTCAGCCCCATGGTGGAGGGGGAAGCAGCTCAGGAGGATTACACCAAACAAAGCCACTTTGTTCAACCCTCTTCTTCCACCACAGCACTGCTCCCCCGAGTCCGAGTCTCAAGCTGTACCCAgggtggggaggtgggagcccccccagctccatTCTTCAGTGactctgcagcttctctgtcCTGTTTTGCATTTCACACGGTACCAAAAGCACAGCAGAACTGAGGAGGGGTTCCCCCCATGACTGCTCAGAGTGGTGTCCCCATTTGATGTGGTGTTGGAAATAGGGACTCCTGCTCTCCACTCTTCCCTCCCCACTCTTGAAGTTCCCTGACCTGGAAAAACTTCAGCTGCAGTGGTCTCCTACGTCCTGTCCTATGCAGGAAATTGTTTGGCCTTAAACTCTGTGGAAATAGCAAGTGAGAGGGCAGGCCAGCATGGAAAACTCACCTGGTTGCATCTGCTCCTTTTCCCCGTTCCCTTCTGGTTCCTTTACTCCTGGGGCCTGCTCACCAACAAAGCTGGCCTACTGCCACATTGCATACAGGATTTCATAAACGTGGCTCCTGCTTCCTAATAGCCTTCTGCTTCCTCAACACTTATTTCACAAAGTGCTCCAGATGCTCTGAGCAAGGAAACGTTAaatcctcctctccccccaaggtctctctgcagctgcctccaAGACACCTATTTTTGGACCCTCGCTGGCCTGGGACTGCCAATTGCTCTACAGGTTGTAAGACAGGCCATGACCTAGCATCAAGAGGGTCTTCACTCAGAACTGGTGGTGCATGAAGACCTCTCATTCACACAGAGCTCTCCTCTGATGGGCTTTAACCCACATGCTGCAGCCAAAGCGAGGGAGTGCAGGAAGCAACAGACTTGTTCCTGCCCAGGGACTTGTCCACGGTCTGTCCCTGACCTTTCCTCGCAAGTCACAGATGCAGGAAACTGCACTTTGGAAGTGAGCCTTTAGCATGATTTGACTTCTACAGACCTGATCAGACATTTAATCTGAAGCCGTGCAAGCCTCTTGGGTGAAGGCTCCCTCTCCCATTGAACAACCTATTTACAGGCTGTAGGGCATGGATGGACATTACACCGTCCCTTACAGGGACTCTGGTGTAGAAACCATGAGTTTCTTAATCCTCTTACGAAAAGTAACAGCAAATGCATCAGGTGGATCTATACACTGTTTTGGCAGCTTTGACTGACAGCAACATGGCACCTTGGGTTGGGGCCAACACAAACTGAATTCATTATTCATGGCATCAATCAAAATGCCATGGGCACCAAGGAGAACCTGAAACATCCTCGCCTTGTCCCACTGAAGACTCTCACAGGTTTGCCTGCAGCATGtgcctgaccctacccgtaaCACGATTTGATGCAACGTTCATAGCAGAGGTAAGGATCGCAGCAAGGAGAGGGAAGTGCCACTGATGAGGACTGAGGGGCGCTGGAAACCATGCCACTCTGTATGCTGGCCATCGCTCAGGTCTCTCAgcaaggcagagagagaaatatcACTTGCCCAGGCTCAGATTCAGTGTTGTAGCAGAGTGAGACCCAGAGCTCTCACTTCAGAGAGCATCCAAGGGAAATTCAAAATTGAGAAATAGGGCCTTTATTCATCTACTTTGCCCATCCCCGATACCTGCAATACCATGGAGTGGAAGCAAAACCAACACCTGTGTTTTGTTTCGCAGCACGAGACCTACCTGCAGAGGGGGGACCGATGAGCACAGCAAACGCCTCGATAAGCAGGACCAGCCCGATGGCACTGGAGAACTTCTGGGAGCCAACGATGGCCATCAGCACCTCGAACTGCAGTGCCCCCACCATGCCGTAGGAGATGCCGAAGAAGACGCAGAAGATGACCAGCCCCGTGTAGTTGCTAGCCCTGGCGCTGCAGATGTCCATCAGGCCGTTGAAGAGCATAGCGAAGCTGAACAGGTAGGCCACGTGAGGACGGACCCACTTCAACCCCGCCACCATGCCGCAGGCTGGTCGGGCAAAGATGTCTATGAAACCGATGATGGAGAGCAAGAACGCGGCCTCCGTGTCCGGTACTCCCGTGTCCTTGGCGTAGTTGACCAGCAATATGGGGGGCACAAAGAGACCCAAGACCAGGATGAACTTTGAGATGGTGTAAATGATGAACCCTCGGTTGGAAAAGATGCTAAAATCCAacagcttctttcctttcttgggCTTCTTCTTGGCTTTCTTGGCTTTCTTGGTTCCATCTGTGGTGCTGATGCCCTCCTCTGACTTCCCTCCTATGGGCAACATCTCCTTGGCTTCATACTTGTCCTGAGTCTTCTCCATCTTCCTCTTCATGCCCATGTCCAGGGGTCTCATGACTGCCCCGCAAGTGCAGCAGTTAAGCAGAAGGCCCCCCATGATGAGGAACCCTCCTCGCCAACCAAACTTCTCCAGAAGCACCTGCCCCAgtggagagagggaggaaaggaagacagggctcccagcagcagccagtcCATTGGCGAGAGGCCGACGCTTGTCAAAGTAGGTGCCCAGCATGATCAGTGAGGGCTGGAAGTTCAGCGCCATACCCAGACCTACGTGGGGGTGAGAgccaggagggagagagggagtgCAAGGACATGAGACGTGTTTTGGAACAAGCTGAAACCCATCCAAGGCTGTCCTAGTCCTGATTCATGTGTTCCTTACAAGCCTCTTCTCCTCCATCTTGTTGGCCTGCCCCTGGAAAAGATGGCCTCATGGCCTATCCACCTGAACTGTATTTGACTCTGATAACTGTGGCCATGCTTAGCCAGGACCTGTGCCTTACACAGGAaccttctcccccctcctccacCACTTTATACTGATGCCACCCCAGTGGCCATGCCTGGGCATGGTAATGCTAAGGGAAGTCtgctcccccctgctcctgggcCTCTCACCTGTCAGCACGCCAGCTGTCAGGTAAAGCTCGATGATGTTGGTGGTAAAAGATGCCAGGATCATCCCAGAGGAGGCCAGCAGCCCGCCGATGAGCATGACAGGCCGGCAGCCAAACTGGTTCACCATGATGCTGCATACTGGTCCTGGAAGGAAGCAGAGGAGACAGAGTAGGAGACCAGAAGGCAACAGGACATCTAGGAAGGGGCGCCCAGGGAAGATGAAACACTAATGATGGAGATCACTGCTTGGCTGCTTAGATACACAGGCCAGTGAGCATGAGGACAGCCCCTGGGGACACGGGCTGGGCCTCCAGCAGGACAGGGGAAGGCACAGACTGGGCAGGGGGAAGCGTATCCAAGCATCACCTGTCCCATAGAGCATGGCCAGCATGATGGAGGAGATCCAGGCTGTGTCACTGTAGCCCACGTGGAAATCTTTCATGAGCTCCTTGAAGTAGACACTGACGGCTTTCGGGAAGGCATAGGAGAAGCCAGTGATCACAAAGCAGCCGAAGAGCACGATCCAGCCCCAGCCGCCATCTGGGGGCTTCacgggagctgggagctgcccttCCTCTGGGTCAGCTCTCCCCATCGTCTAGCCTGGGTGGGGAAAGGCAGGCCGGGAGGAGAGCTCTCCAGGTGCTGCAAGAAGAGAAGAGCACAGCAGGCGATGAGAACCCCTCTCAGCTCCCAGGGGCAGCCTTCGATCCTCTCGCCTTCTGGTCTGCCCCAGTTGGGAGCCCACCAGGACCTCCACACAGCAGAAGCGGTGGGGCACAGGAGGCCAGCTCCCCTCGCCGTGCTTCCCTCAGCACGCAGCCctcaccttcccttccctacccttcctttccctgctgcacGGGGCCAGATTTGGGAAATGGGTGAAGGGGGAGAGCACGGCAAACTGGTGGCGATGTTTATTTGCATGCCAGAGAGATTAGGGCTCTGTACCTACCCGGAGGGGCCAGAACAAAGCCgaaggggggagaaggagggaatTAGAGGGGTTGTCTTGTGAGTTGCTCTCAGGACTCCTAAGCTGCCCAAGAATTTTGCTCCACTTGGCTGCTGtgggtatgtttttttttgtatttctcccCTAGGTACCAGGTCTCTGCCATACCCCTTCCAGCACTGAACAGTACCTCTGGCCTCAATTTCTTGGGCGCTCAGGCTTATTTTCACACCTGTACACCAAATTGTCACCAATCTTTGATTAAAGTTGCTCCCCAGTAGCATCAGACAGGTGTTCGAAAGCATCCACACCCAAGTGCTTTGACACAAAATAGTCTTGGCCAATGGTTTTAGACAGACAACGGAGGCATTGATCATGGCAGCACCCAAGCATCCTCCACAGCCAtggctccctgcagcagagctcccaACCTTCAGGACCCCACCAGCCACAGAAAAGGGAGCAGGACCTGCCTGTGAGCATGGATTGAGGCAGCTCTTCTGGGTGGCACTTCCCTAACAGGTTCAGGGAGAACCTAAAGGCCAGTGCAGGCTCCTTCTGTCTCTTCCCCCAGCCCAAGTCTCAAGGATCATGGAAGGGGGCAGAGGCATGAATTGAGAGCATACCCCAATCCTTTTTGTTTGAgcccctctcccagcctcactCTTCTTGTTCTTGTCCTGCACACCTAATCAATTAATCAGACCACTgcaattcatctttttttttctttttctttttttcccttgtaaacatcctcatcttcctaGCAAGAAAACATTTGGCTACCTGTGGAATGCCCTTCAGAGCTTTCCGCAGTATCTTCTGTCAGTGGTGAATCAACAGCACATGACTTTGAAGACAGCTTTAGACAAATATATATGGGTCCTGCTCAAGTCTAGGGCTGGATGGGTACCTGCAGGAGCCACTTTTTCACCGCAACACAAGGTAGGAAAGGGCATTTACCTGAGTGCAGCTCGAAGCCAGCTGACGAAGACGAGGTGCACCAGAGAAGCTCACCCGTGGAGCTGCCTCCAAGGCCAatgtgctgcagctcagctcggCTGGGGCTTTATCCCAGCTCTGAGCCAGGCAGTTCAGAGCTGCCTCGCTCCTAACGCTGCGGTGCATATGCAGGCTCCTCTGCTCACGGCTGCACACGGTGGTCACACCGTGTACCCTGCACCTGCCTCTGCGTATGCTACAGCTTGCTCTTATTTTCTCCCCGGTTAAGGAGCTTTATTTGTGGTTAAAAATATCCCACGTACGTTCAGCCACCCGTAAAAGCTCATCAGCACAGGCGGCAGCCTTTCCCCTGGGCATCACATGCAGGCAGGCCCATGGTgagcactgctgcagagcaagCTGCAGGTAGATGCTAGGAGAAGACTTGCACCGGCACCAGAAGTCACAAACCCAGACCAAGAGGGCAAAGACCACTGCAGGATCAGCCTTGGCTGCTGGTGCCTGGGTGCACACAGAAAAGCTGGTGCACGATAATGTCCAGCAAGGCCCCGCTGTGCCAGGCAAGCTGCATCAGTACCAGCATCCAGGAGGGTCCACATGAATGCAAGGATGTCTCCTGGAGCCTCAATGGAGAATGGATGGGGTAGGGAAGGTTCgataaattaaatgcaaaggTCATGATTCATGTCACCAGCCTCCCCAGCCCAACGTCACCCCGGAAAAGCATTTGCTAGagaattaaattagaaaaagtCTGCCAAAAGTTGTCCTTTTGGCTCAGCTGCACGCTTCCCACTGTGCCACTGACCTGTGCAATGACCACCCAAGCGCAGGCTGAGTTCCCGAGGTGAGGGGACGGGTCTGGCTGGCGTTCCCCGGCTCTGGATGAGGGTGCCCAGTCAGATGGCCCTGCTGGCTCCTTGCTCCATGGCGGGCACCCCGTCAGCAAGGCACGGGGTGATGCCTGCAGGAACCCAGCACCCTTGCAGCAGTCTCCTGtgccctgctccttccttcGGGGCAGCCACGTCCCCGCTGGAGAGCTAATCCCCCTCTCAGCCTGCTTTCCTCCAGCTCTGATGCCGCCCTCTGCAAAGCCACCCACACGGCCAAGCCGGAGGGGACGCCCCACGCAGGGGACCCCCCTTTgcctgctgcaggtgggtgcGGGCAGGGTGGATGTGGGTCAGCGGCTGCTTACGGTTTCAGGTCAGCAAAGACC includes the following:
- the SLC16A8 gene encoding monocarboxylate transporter 3, with translation MGRADPEEGQLPAPVKPPDGGWGWIVLFGCFVITGFSYAFPKAVSVYFKELMKDFHVGYSDTAWISSIMLAMLYGTGPVCSIMVNQFGCRPVMLIGGLLASSGMILASFTTNIIELYLTAGVLTGLGMALNFQPSLIMLGTYFDKRRPLANGLAAAGSPVFLSSLSPLGQVLLEKFGWRGGFLIMGGLLLNCCTCGAVMRPLDMGMKRKMEKTQDKYEAKEMLPIGGKSEEGISTTDGTKKAKKAKKKPKKGKKLLDFSIFSNRGFIIYTISKFILVLGLFVPPILLVNYAKDTGVPDTEAAFLLSIIGFIDIFARPACGMVAGLKWVRPHVAYLFSFAMLFNGLMDICSARASNYTGLVIFCVFFGISYGMVGALQFEVLMAIVGSQKFSSAIGLVLLIEAFAVLIGPPSAGRLVDALKNYEVIFYLAGSEVVLSAVFLAMATYCCLNREKKKTPPPEKPPSAGGGSDTEEAESDVQEGEEHSSDNHQPARSTDNTVVAASEEANHVEDEQSGEGGRCPEGDREVLAQAGCNADQTVERDSF